Proteins from a genomic interval of Polaribacter sp. Q13:
- a CDS encoding 4'-phosphopantetheinyl transferase superfamily protein has translation MPLYKSLTINENTKVFIWKIDESFNELNKNVLLSDKSQIRLDSMKSDLHQRGFLSVRHLLKEAGYSDTDLIYDEFGKPHLKDGKYISITHSFTFSGLIVSDDLHVGIDIEMQRDKILKIAHKFTHVKEYVTIANHDDLIRKLTIVWGGKESLYKIYGKKQLRFLENIYIEDFKFSDVKTTGEIRYKNRTTSYKIQFLEFDGFTCVYAY, from the coding sequence ATGCCTCTTTACAAAAGTTTAACGATTAACGAAAACACCAAAGTATTCATTTGGAAAATTGATGAATCCTTTAATGAATTAAACAAGAACGTTTTACTTTCTGATAAAAGCCAGATTCGTTTAGATAGTATGAAATCTGACTTGCATCAAAGAGGATTTTTAAGTGTCCGTCATTTATTAAAAGAAGCGGGTTATTCTGATACTGATTTAATTTATGATGAATTTGGAAAACCGCATTTAAAAGATGGAAAGTATATTTCTATTACACATTCCTTTACTTTTTCTGGTTTAATTGTTTCTGATGATTTACATGTGGGTATTGACATTGAAATGCAACGTGATAAAATTTTGAAAATAGCTCATAAATTCACACATGTTAAAGAGTACGTTACCATTGCAAACCATGATGATTTAATTCGTAAACTAACCATTGTTTGGGGAGGAAAAGAGAGTTTGTATAAAATCTACGGAAAGAAACAACTACGTTTTTTAGAAAACATTTATATTGAAGATTTTAAGTTTTCTGATGTAAAAACAACCGGAGAAATTAGGTATAAAAATAGAACAACTTCTTACAAAATTCAATTTTTAGAATTTGATGGTTTTACGTGTGTCTATGCATATTAA
- the ahcY gene encoding adenosylhomocysteinase, giving the protein MSTKLAYVPNKVKDISLAAWGRKEILLAEAEMPGLMSLREEYKNEQPLKGARIAGCLHMTIQTAVLIETLQALGAEVTWSSCNIFSTQDQAAAAIAATGTAVYAWKGLTEEEFDWCIEQTLFFGEDRKPLNLILDDGGDLTNMVLDKYPELAAGINGLSEETTTGVHRLYERVKNGTLPMPAINVNDSVTKSKFDNKYGCRESAVDAIRRATDIMLAGKRVTVCGYGDVGKGTAASFKGAGSIVTVTEIDPICALQAAMDGFEVKKLETVVANSDIIITTTGNKDIIQGRHFEAMKDKVIVCNIGHFDNEIDMAWLNKNYGHTKDTIKPQVDKYNINGNDIVLLAEGRLVNLGCATGHPSFVMSNSFTNQTLAQIELWKNKEAYGNDVYMLPKHLDEKVAKLHLAKIGVELTELREEQASYIGVTVDGPYKPEHYRY; this is encoded by the coding sequence ATGAGCACTAAATTAGCTTACGTACCAAACAAAGTTAAGGATATTTCTTTAGCAGCTTGGGGAAGAAAAGAAATTTTATTGGCAGAAGCAGAAATGCCAGGATTAATGTCTTTAAGAGAAGAATATAAAAACGAGCAACCTTTAAAAGGAGCTAGAATTGCAGGTTGTCTACACATGACAATTCAAACAGCAGTTTTAATAGAAACTTTACAAGCTTTAGGTGCAGAAGTAACTTGGAGTTCTTGTAATATTTTTTCTACACAAGATCAAGCAGCAGCAGCAATTGCAGCTACAGGAACAGCAGTTTACGCTTGGAAAGGTTTAACAGAAGAAGAATTTGACTGGTGTATTGAGCAAACTTTATTCTTTGGAGAAGACAGAAAACCATTAAACTTAATTTTAGATGATGGTGGAGATTTAACTAATATGGTTTTGGATAAATATCCAGAATTAGCAGCAGGAATCAATGGTTTATCAGAAGAAACTACAACAGGAGTTCATAGATTGTACGAAAGAGTAAAAAACGGAACATTGCCAATGCCAGCAATTAACGTAAACGATTCTGTTACAAAATCTAAATTCGATAACAAATATGGTTGTAGAGAATCTGCAGTAGATGCAATTCGTAGAGCAACAGATATTATGTTAGCCGGTAAACGTGTTACTGTTTGTGGTTATGGAGATGTTGGTAAAGGAACAGCAGCTTCTTTTAAAGGAGCAGGTTCTATTGTAACAGTTACAGAAATCGATCCTATTTGTGCTTTACAAGCTGCAATGGACGGTTTTGAAGTGAAGAAATTAGAAACTGTTGTTGCAAATTCAGATATTATTATTACAACTACAGGTAACAAAGATATTATACAAGGACGTCATTTCGAAGCAATGAAAGACAAAGTTATTGTATGTAATATTGGGCACTTTGATAATGAAATTGACATGGCTTGGTTAAATAAAAACTATGGTCATACAAAAGATACTATCAAACCTCAGGTTGATAAATATAACATCAACGGTAATGATATTGTTCTTTTAGCAGAAGGACGTTTGGTAAATTTAGGATGTGCAACTGGTCACCCAAGTTTTGTAATGTCTAACTCATTTACAAACCAAACTTTAGCACAAATAGAACTTTGGAAAAACAAAGAAGCATACGGAAATGATGTGTATATGTTACCAAAACATTTAGATGAAAAAGTAGCAAAATTACACCTTGCAAAAATAGGAGTAGAGCTTACAGAATTACGCGAAGAGCAAGCATCTTATATTGGTGTAACAGTAGATGGTCCTTATAAACCAGAACACTATAGATACTAA